One genomic segment of Paenibacillus durus includes these proteins:
- a CDS encoding aldo/keto reductase, giving the protein MNNSVNEASRVEIEEANSRSRIALPDGALVPRIGQGTWNIGNDASRRSEEVEALRLGIELGMSMIDTAEMYGEGRSETVVGEAVQGIRDKVFLISKVYPHNAGLKRIAKSCEDSLKRLRTDRLDLYLLHWRGSVPLEETVEGMEQLVQQGKITRWGVSNFDTDDMEELFQLARGTHCATNQVLYHLGSRGIEFDLLPWQRKRQMPIMAYSPLAQAGALRKGLIQNEAVKEIAAAYGASPLQVLLAWCIRAGDIIAIPKASSREHVLQNKAAGLITLSGKELRLLDEALPEPARKMPLDII; this is encoded by the coding sequence ATGAACAACTCCGTTAATGAAGCGAGCAGAGTCGAAATCGAAGAGGCCAATTCCCGCAGCCGTATTGCTCTGCCGGATGGAGCTCTTGTACCCAGAATCGGACAGGGAACCTGGAATATCGGCAACGATGCTTCCCGCAGGAGTGAGGAGGTGGAGGCGCTCAGGCTGGGTATCGAGCTCGGGATGAGCATGATCGACACCGCAGAGATGTATGGGGAAGGACGGTCCGAGACGGTGGTGGGAGAAGCGGTGCAAGGCATACGGGACAAGGTCTTTCTTATATCCAAGGTATACCCGCATAACGCCGGCCTAAAGCGGATCGCTAAGAGCTGCGAGGACAGCCTAAAGCGTCTGCGGACCGACCGCCTGGACTTGTATTTGCTGCACTGGAGAGGCAGCGTTCCGCTGGAAGAAACGGTAGAAGGCATGGAGCAGCTGGTGCAGCAGGGGAAAATTACAAGATGGGGCGTATCCAATTTCGATACGGACGATATGGAAGAGTTGTTCCAGCTTGCCCGGGGAACGCACTGCGCTACGAACCAGGTGCTGTACCATTTGGGATCGCGCGGAATTGAGTTCGATCTGCTCCCCTGGCAGCGTAAGCGGCAAATGCCGATTATGGCGTATTCGCCGCTTGCCCAGGCAGGGGCGCTGCGGAAGGGTCTTATTCAGAATGAAGCAGTAAAGGAAATTGCCGCGGCATACGGTGCCTCTCCTCTGCAGGTTCTCCTCGCCTGGTGCATACGGGCAGGGGATATCATTGCGATTCCCAAAGCTTCATCCCGGGAACATGTGCTGCAGAATAAGGCGGCAGGATTGATCACTCTGAGCGGGAAAGAGCTGCGGCTGCTCGATGAGGCGTTACCCGAACCGGCCCGGAAAATGCCGCTCGACATCATTTAA
- a CDS encoding 2-hydroxyacid dehydrogenase codes for MKPKAIVYSKLPEEVLEYVKGHCDASCFDAPDSSPGSPFAEALKEAEGLLGAGLKVDAALLDRASRLKVVSNISVGYDNLNIPEISRRGIMATNTPGVLNDTVADTIFGLLVATARRMPELDRYVRNGQWKDSRDDVQFGLDVHHKKLGIIGLGGIGEKIVQRARFGFDMDIIYHNRSRNPKLEEQYGAAYRTLDELLAEADFVCLMTPLTPETRGMIGEREFKLMKKTAIFVNGSRGATVDEEALIEALRSGTIWAAGLDVYVQEPLPENHPLLSLDNAVLLPHIGSATRETRLEMAWTAARNLVAGLIGKTPPNLIQAK; via the coding sequence ATGAAACCAAAAGCGATTGTATACAGCAAACTGCCCGAAGAAGTATTGGAATACGTTAAGGGGCACTGTGACGCGTCATGTTTCGATGCCCCTGACAGCTCTCCTGGTTCCCCATTCGCGGAGGCGCTCAAAGAAGCGGAGGGACTGCTCGGCGCCGGACTAAAGGTGGATGCGGCATTGTTGGACCGTGCCTCTCGGTTGAAGGTGGTGAGCAATATTTCCGTCGGATACGATAATTTGAATATTCCTGAAATCAGCCGCCGCGGAATAATGGCGACCAACACACCGGGAGTACTTAATGATACGGTGGCCGATACCATCTTCGGCCTGCTGGTGGCAACGGCGCGCCGGATGCCGGAGCTGGATCGGTATGTCCGGAACGGGCAGTGGAAGGATTCAAGAGATGATGTCCAGTTTGGCCTTGATGTGCATCATAAGAAGCTCGGTATTATCGGACTTGGCGGCATCGGAGAGAAGATCGTTCAGCGCGCCCGGTTCGGATTCGATATGGATATTATTTATCACAACCGTTCGCGTAATCCCAAGCTGGAGGAACAATATGGTGCAGCTTACCGCACACTCGACGAGCTGCTGGCGGAAGCGGATTTTGTGTGCCTCATGACGCCGCTGACGCCGGAGACCCGGGGGATGATCGGCGAGCGCGAATTTAAGCTGATGAAGAAGACCGCTATTTTCGTCAACGGATCAAGAGGGGCCACAGTCGATGAAGAAGCATTGATCGAAGCGCTGCGCAGCGGAACAATCTGGGCGGCAGGCCTGGATGTGTACGTACAGGAGCCGCTGCCGGAGAATCATCCGCTCCTTTCGCTGGATAATGCCGTTCTCCTGCCGCATATCGGTTCGGCTACACGGGAGACTAGGCTGGAAATGGCCTGGACGGCGGCGAGAAATTTGGTGGCGGGACTTATAGGCAAGACGCCTCCAAATCTGATTCAGGCAAAATAG
- a CDS encoding 8-oxoguanine deaminase — protein MSTLLIKNARNIITMDAERRCHPGGSLFIEDQEIKAIGTNIPYEDADTVIDAAGKIVYPGLINTHHHLYQTFTRNIPWAQDCELFDWLLTLYEIWRHMRPEDVYLSAMVGLSELLKTGCTTASDHFYCFPDGVSGELIDEEIRAAGELGIRFYPTRGSMNLGRSQGGLPPDEVTQSAEVILKDTRRVIETYHDASKFAMVRIGVAPCSPFSVSEDLLRESARLARSYGVRMHTHLAETKDEEDFCLAKLGLRPLEYMEKTGWIGRDVWYAHGIHFSGDEIHRMGACGCGVAHCPSSNMKLSSGVFPVRSMLQAGVHVGLGVDGSASNDASNLLGEARQAYLLHKLTAGSAGPTAEESLWLGTVGSSRVLGWEDAIGSLEVGKAGDLFMIDSRRLEYAGALFNDTALPVVTGISQNVDMTVVGGRIVVKDGRLVNIEEERIAEAAGAAALRMVQAASRRTGVNYLRHRGRV, from the coding sequence ATGAGCACACTGCTGATCAAGAATGCTCGCAATATTATCACCATGGACGCGGAGCGCCGCTGTCACCCGGGAGGAAGCCTGTTCATCGAAGATCAGGAAATCAAAGCCATCGGGACTAACATCCCCTATGAGGACGCCGACACCGTCATTGACGCGGCCGGAAAGATCGTTTATCCGGGACTGATCAACACCCATCATCATTTATATCAGACCTTCACCCGGAACATCCCGTGGGCTCAGGACTGCGAGCTGTTTGACTGGCTGCTGACGCTGTACGAGATTTGGCGCCATATGCGGCCGGAGGATGTATACTTAAGCGCTATGGTAGGACTCAGCGAACTGCTCAAGACCGGCTGCACGACCGCTTCCGATCACTTTTACTGTTTTCCGGACGGGGTCAGCGGCGAGCTGATCGATGAAGAAATCCGCGCCGCAGGGGAGCTTGGCATCCGTTTTTACCCGACGCGAGGCTCCATGAATCTCGGCAGATCGCAAGGAGGGCTTCCGCCGGATGAGGTGACGCAGTCGGCCGAGGTCATTCTGAAGGATACCCGCCGGGTTATTGAAACCTATCATGACGCCTCCAAGTTTGCCATGGTTCGTATTGGCGTCGCGCCCTGCTCGCCTTTTTCGGTGTCCGAGGATCTTCTGCGGGAATCCGCCCGTTTGGCGCGCAGCTACGGCGTTCGGATGCATACCCACCTGGCTGAGACGAAGGATGAGGAAGACTTCTGTCTGGCGAAGCTCGGACTTCGTCCGCTGGAATACATGGAGAAGACGGGGTGGATCGGCCGCGATGTGTGGTATGCGCACGGCATCCATTTTAGCGGCGATGAAATACACAGAATGGGCGCCTGCGGCTGCGGGGTCGCCCATTGTCCGAGCAGCAACATGAAGCTGTCTTCAGGAGTGTTCCCCGTGCGGAGCATGCTGCAGGCGGGCGTTCATGTCGGACTTGGCGTAGACGGTTCGGCATCCAACGACGCGTCCAATCTGCTTGGGGAAGCGCGTCAAGCCTACCTGCTGCACAAGCTGACCGCCGGAAGCGCAGGCCCTACGGCTGAAGAAAGCTTATGGCTCGGTACGGTCGGATCGTCGAGAGTGCTCGGCTGGGAGGATGCGATCGGCTCTTTGGAGGTCGGCAAAGCGGGAGATCTGTTCATGATCGACTCGCGCAGGCTGGAGTATGCCGGCGCTTTGTTCAACGACACGGCCCTGCCCGTCGTAACAGGCATCAGCCAGAACGTGGACATGACGGTCGTCGGCGGGCGGATTGTCGTGAAAGACGGACGTCTCGTTAATATCGAGGAAGAACGGATCGCGGAAGCCGCGGGGGCCGCGGCTCTCCGGATGGTTCAGGCGGCATCGAGACGCACCGGGGTCAATTATCTCAGGCATCGCGGGCGCGTCTAG
- a CDS encoding PTS mannitol transporter subunit IICB has protein sequence MATLATKQTAPGGVRVKVQQLGRLLSGMVMPNIGAFIAWGLITALFIPTGWAPNEHLAKLVGPVITYLLPLLIGYTGGTMVHGKRGGVIGALVTMGVIIGSDIPMFLGAMLVGPLAGWVLKWFDRTVDGKIKAGFEMLVNNFSLGIIGGALALGAYTGIGPFIQGLTNILSSGVQFLVNNHLLPLVNIIIEPAKVLFLNNAINHGILSPIAVQQAASTGKSILFMLESNPGPGLGILLAYWLAGKGSAKTSAPGAIIIHFLGGIHEIYFPYILMNPRLILAVIGGGVTGTFTFQLLGAGLSASPSPGSIFAYIAMTPKSGYLPMFAGVIAATAVSFFIASVLLKTVKESKEEMDLEEASTKLKGMKTAGAAPQIATAQTVTAQNAIVSSTSGNVRSKGEVQKIVFACDAGMGSSAMGASVLRKKLQNAGVQVTVVNSPVSEIPADADIVVTQKTLTDRAIASNPKAEHISIDNFLKSPKYDELVERLS, from the coding sequence ATGGCTACACTGGCAACAAAGCAAACGGCACCCGGCGGTGTCCGGGTGAAGGTACAGCAGCTCGGCCGTCTGTTAAGCGGCATGGTAATGCCCAATATCGGCGCATTTATCGCTTGGGGATTGATCACCGCTTTATTCATTCCGACAGGGTGGGCGCCTAACGAACACTTGGCCAAACTGGTAGGACCGGTCATTACTTATCTGCTGCCGCTTCTGATTGGTTATACGGGCGGAACAATGGTTCACGGCAAGCGCGGCGGGGTGATCGGCGCCTTGGTCACAATGGGCGTAATCATCGGCTCGGATATTCCGATGTTCCTTGGCGCGATGCTTGTCGGCCCCTTGGCCGGCTGGGTGCTGAAATGGTTTGACCGGACGGTGGACGGCAAGATTAAAGCGGGCTTTGAAATGCTTGTCAACAACTTCTCGCTCGGTATCATCGGCGGCGCTTTGGCTCTGGGAGCCTACACAGGCATCGGACCTTTTATTCAAGGACTGACGAATATCCTGTCCAGCGGCGTACAATTTCTGGTCAACAACCACCTGCTGCCGCTTGTCAACATTATCATTGAGCCGGCCAAGGTGCTGTTTCTGAACAATGCGATCAACCACGGGATCTTAAGCCCGATTGCCGTTCAGCAGGCGGCCAGCACAGGCAAGTCGATTCTGTTCATGCTTGAGTCGAACCCGGGTCCCGGTCTTGGCATTCTGCTGGCTTACTGGCTTGCAGGCAAGGGTTCAGCCAAAACTTCCGCTCCCGGCGCTATCATCATTCACTTTCTGGGAGGTATTCATGAAATTTATTTCCCGTACATTCTGATGAATCCGCGTCTGATTCTGGCGGTTATCGGCGGCGGTGTGACAGGAACCTTCACCTTCCAGCTTCTTGGAGCAGGCTTGTCGGCTTCCCCTTCCCCGGGCAGTATCTTTGCCTATATCGCCATGACGCCTAAGAGCGGATACCTTCCGATGTTTGCCGGCGTCATCGCCGCGACAGCCGTCTCCTTCTTTATTGCCTCGGTGCTGCTGAAGACCGTTAAGGAGAGTAAAGAGGAAATGGATCTGGAAGAAGCATCGACCAAATTAAAAGGGATGAAAACGGCAGGCGCAGCGCCTCAAATCGCAACCGCTCAAACCGTTACAGCTCAAAATGCAATCGTTTCCAGTACATCCGGGAACGTCCGCAGCAAGGGCGAAGTACAAAAAATCGTGTTCGCCTGCGACGCAGGCATGGGTTCCAGCGCCATGGGCGCCTCCGTCTTGAGAAAAAAATTGCAAAATGCCGGTGTTCAGGTGACGGTAGTCAATTCACCGGTTAGTGAAATTCCGGCCGATGCCGACATTGTGGTTACGCAAAAGACACTGACGGACCGGGCAATCGCGAGCAATCCGAAGGCCGAGCATATTTCAATTGATAATTTCCTGAAGAGTCCAAAATATGACGAACTGGTAGAACGCTTGAGTTAA